A region from the Lolium perenne isolate Kyuss_39 chromosome 4, Kyuss_2.0, whole genome shotgun sequence genome encodes:
- the LOC127332154 gene encoding uncharacterized protein isoform X2 encodes MATPTLRLQQPLHRTEAAEALNHGDISKCTTSDRSPTDTYDPWDPPRPPPHPSIKALTSRHQFNMQYSRQIWNFLAQVRGTSIIVPDRTSQGTMAMFVEIHNRLVAILKKDSVPSFQRMFVKYRERMVCGYVITPTTLQFIIAMNALRCAKFVLEGTAPKLGGQRANPNYITSFGFFPLHQAAETFSADMVELLLNYGALPNLRTSGDRIIEGLLPLHVAIENTCQHKYLEDNLLSDQSHMKGNVEYIYKLIYLLCLPEMKIFMDTTRVLASQTDNIVDELWDYIKHGKLVPAAILLLAAQRHLRNLGGFDRIQDLIDDSNFSLAREECGLESGKNTKAQKQLKEKKAQFSNAFMLVRIILNAGEALDAYIQTHSKASHEEVLGKVSAILQNYDVGPSGKVICIEDLDCCPYACPVPDGVLHEHGETDLSKEAIGSSTPEVKGRNAAIKEPRKGQNLYFARDQFLPMWRSVLTCRFLVSLCPSYAPKKESLYARPVDTKKKVNNQRPCQVGLGLLDTSRSWKSRKDPKVPSAPRSRRLFATAASTVLKMLKRS; translated from the exons CAACCACTCCACAGAACCGAGGCAGCGGAAGCTCTTAATCATGGAGATATCAGCAAATGTACTACTAGTGATAGATCGCCCACGGACACGTATGATCCATGGGATCCTCCCCGCCCACCCCCTCATCCATCGATAAAGGCCTTAACGTCCCGCCATCAATTTAATATGCAG TACTCGCGTCAAATTTGGAATTTCCTTGCTCAAGTCAGAGGCACCAGTATAATAGTCCCAGACCGCACTTCTCAG GGGACCATGGCAATGTTTGTTGAGATACATAACCGCTTGGTGGCCATCCTAAAAAAGGATAGTGTTCCATCCTTTCAACGCATGTTCGTAAAGTATAGAGAGCGCATGGTTTGTGGATATGTCATCACTCCGACAACCCTCCAGTTCATAATTGCAATGAATGCCCTGCGTTGTGCTAAGTTTGTTTTGGAGGGGACGGCACCTAAGCTCGGTGGGCAGCGCGCCAACCCCAACTACATAACCAGCTTTGGGTTCTTCCCCCTCCACCAAGCTGCTGAGACATTCTCCGCTGACATGGTTGAGTTACTTCTCAACTATGGTGCATTGCCCAATCTACGCACCTCGGGCGATAGAATCATTGAGGGCCTCCTCCCACTCCATGTTGCCATTGAGAACACTTGCCAGCACAAGTATCTTGAGGACAATCTACTATCTGACCAGAGCCATATGAAGGGGAATGTCGAGTACATCTACAAGCTCATATATCTGCTTTGCCTGCCTGAGATG AAGATCTTCATGGACACAACTAGAGTTCTTGCATCTCAAACGGATAATATAGTAGACGAACTATGGGATTACATTAAGCATGGGAAGCTTGTCCCAGCAGCTATTTTGCTCCTCGCAGCTCAGAGGCATCTCCGTAACCTCGGTGGATTTGATAGGATCCAGGATCTTATTGATGATTCTAACTTTTCCCTTGCAAGGGAGGAGTGTGGATTAGAAAGTGGTAAAAATACCAAGGCGCAAAAGCAGCTAAAGGAGAAGAAAGCACAATTTAGTAATGCATTCATGCTTGTTAGGATAATTCTGAATGCTGGTGAAGCTCTTGATGCATATATTCAAACTCATTCAAAG GCGTCTCATGAGGAGGTCCTTGGGAAAGTTTCAGCAATTCTCCAGAATTATGATGTGGGTCCTAGTGGAAAAGTAATATGCATTGAAGACCTTGACTG CTGCCCCTATGCCTGCCCAGTGCCAGACGGTGTGTTGCATGAACATG GGGAAACAGATTTGTCGAAGGAAGCCATAGGATCGTCTACTCCTGAAGTCAAGGGAAGAAAT GCTGCGATAAAGGAACCACGTAAAGGACAGAACCTCTATTTTGCAAGAGATCAGTTTCTACCCATGTGGAGATCGGTGTTAACATGTCggtttcttgtgagcttatgtccGTCTTATGCACCAAAGAAAGAGTCACTGTATGCCCGACCTGTTGACACCAAGAAGAAAGTGAATAATCAAAGGCCTTGTCAAGTTGGCCTTGGCTTGTTAGATACCAGTAGGTCTTGGAAATCAAGAAAAGATCCAAAAGTACCTAGTGCTCCTCGGTCCAGAAGGCTATTTGCCACTGCTGCATCGACTGTCCTGAAGATGTTGAAGCGCTCATGA
- the LOC127332154 gene encoding uncharacterized protein isoform X3, with the protein MATPTLRLQQQPLHRTEAAEALNHGDISKCTTSDRSPTDTYDPWDPPRPPPHPSIKALTSRHQFNMQYSRQIWNFLAQVRGTSIIVPDRTSQGTMAMFVEIHNRLVAILKKDSVPSFQRMFVKYRERMVCGYVITPTTLQFIIAMNALRCAKFVLEGTAPKLGGQRANPNYITSFGFFPLHQAAETFSADMVELLLNYGALPNLRTSGDRIIEGLLPLHVAIENTCQHKYLEDNLLSDQSHMKGNVEYIYKLIYLLCLPEMKIFMDTTRVLASQTDNIVDELWDYIKHGKLVPAAILLLAAQRHLRNLGGFDRIQDLIDDSNFSLAREECGLESGKNTKAQKQLKEKKAQFSNAFMLVRIILNAGEALDAYIQTHSKASHEEVLGKVSAILQNYDVGPSGKVICIEDLDCCPYACPVPDGVLHEHGETDLSKEAIGSSTPEVKAAIKEPRKGQNLYFARDQFLPMWRSVLTCRFLVSLCPSYAPKKESLYARPVDTKKKVNNQRPCQVGLGLLDTSRSWKSRKDPKVPSAPRSRRLFATAASTVLKMLKRS; encoded by the exons cAGCAACCACTCCACAGAACCGAGGCAGCGGAAGCTCTTAATCATGGAGATATCAGCAAATGTACTACTAGTGATAGATCGCCCACGGACACGTATGATCCATGGGATCCTCCCCGCCCACCCCCTCATCCATCGATAAAGGCCTTAACGTCCCGCCATCAATTTAATATGCAG TACTCGCGTCAAATTTGGAATTTCCTTGCTCAAGTCAGAGGCACCAGTATAATAGTCCCAGACCGCACTTCTCAG GGGACCATGGCAATGTTTGTTGAGATACATAACCGCTTGGTGGCCATCCTAAAAAAGGATAGTGTTCCATCCTTTCAACGCATGTTCGTAAAGTATAGAGAGCGCATGGTTTGTGGATATGTCATCACTCCGACAACCCTCCAGTTCATAATTGCAATGAATGCCCTGCGTTGTGCTAAGTTTGTTTTGGAGGGGACGGCACCTAAGCTCGGTGGGCAGCGCGCCAACCCCAACTACATAACCAGCTTTGGGTTCTTCCCCCTCCACCAAGCTGCTGAGACATTCTCCGCTGACATGGTTGAGTTACTTCTCAACTATGGTGCATTGCCCAATCTACGCACCTCGGGCGATAGAATCATTGAGGGCCTCCTCCCACTCCATGTTGCCATTGAGAACACTTGCCAGCACAAGTATCTTGAGGACAATCTACTATCTGACCAGAGCCATATGAAGGGGAATGTCGAGTACATCTACAAGCTCATATATCTGCTTTGCCTGCCTGAGATG AAGATCTTCATGGACACAACTAGAGTTCTTGCATCTCAAACGGATAATATAGTAGACGAACTATGGGATTACATTAAGCATGGGAAGCTTGTCCCAGCAGCTATTTTGCTCCTCGCAGCTCAGAGGCATCTCCGTAACCTCGGTGGATTTGATAGGATCCAGGATCTTATTGATGATTCTAACTTTTCCCTTGCAAGGGAGGAGTGTGGATTAGAAAGTGGTAAAAATACCAAGGCGCAAAAGCAGCTAAAGGAGAAGAAAGCACAATTTAGTAATGCATTCATGCTTGTTAGGATAATTCTGAATGCTGGTGAAGCTCTTGATGCATATATTCAAACTCATTCAAAG GCGTCTCATGAGGAGGTCCTTGGGAAAGTTTCAGCAATTCTCCAGAATTATGATGTGGGTCCTAGTGGAAAAGTAATATGCATTGAAGACCTTGACTG CTGCCCCTATGCCTGCCCAGTGCCAGACGGTGTGTTGCATGAACATG GGGAAACAGATTTGTCGAAGGAAGCCATAGGATCGTCTACTCCTGAAGTCAAGG CTGCGATAAAGGAACCACGTAAAGGACAGAACCTCTATTTTGCAAGAGATCAGTTTCTACCCATGTGGAGATCGGTGTTAACATGTCggtttcttgtgagcttatgtccGTCTTATGCACCAAAGAAAGAGTCACTGTATGCCCGACCTGTTGACACCAAGAAGAAAGTGAATAATCAAAGGCCTTGTCAAGTTGGCCTTGGCTTGTTAGATACCAGTAGGTCTTGGAAATCAAGAAAAGATCCAAAAGTACCTAGTGCTCCTCGGTCCAGAAGGCTATTTGCCACTGCTGCATCGACTGTCCTGAAGATGTTGAAGCGCTCATGA
- the LOC127332154 gene encoding uncharacterized protein isoform X1, whose translation MATPTLRLQQQPLHRTEAAEALNHGDISKCTTSDRSPTDTYDPWDPPRPPPHPSIKALTSRHQFNMQYSRQIWNFLAQVRGTSIIVPDRTSQGTMAMFVEIHNRLVAILKKDSVPSFQRMFVKYRERMVCGYVITPTTLQFIIAMNALRCAKFVLEGTAPKLGGQRANPNYITSFGFFPLHQAAETFSADMVELLLNYGALPNLRTSGDRIIEGLLPLHVAIENTCQHKYLEDNLLSDQSHMKGNVEYIYKLIYLLCLPEMKIFMDTTRVLASQTDNIVDELWDYIKHGKLVPAAILLLAAQRHLRNLGGFDRIQDLIDDSNFSLAREECGLESGKNTKAQKQLKEKKAQFSNAFMLVRIILNAGEALDAYIQTHSKASHEEVLGKVSAILQNYDVGPSGKVICIEDLDCCPYACPVPDGVLHEHGETDLSKEAIGSSTPEVKGRNAAIKEPRKGQNLYFARDQFLPMWRSVLTCRFLVSLCPSYAPKKESLYARPVDTKKKVNNQRPCQVGLGLLDTSRSWKSRKDPKVPSAPRSRRLFATAASTVLKMLKRS comes from the exons cAGCAACCACTCCACAGAACCGAGGCAGCGGAAGCTCTTAATCATGGAGATATCAGCAAATGTACTACTAGTGATAGATCGCCCACGGACACGTATGATCCATGGGATCCTCCCCGCCCACCCCCTCATCCATCGATAAAGGCCTTAACGTCCCGCCATCAATTTAATATGCAG TACTCGCGTCAAATTTGGAATTTCCTTGCTCAAGTCAGAGGCACCAGTATAATAGTCCCAGACCGCACTTCTCAG GGGACCATGGCAATGTTTGTTGAGATACATAACCGCTTGGTGGCCATCCTAAAAAAGGATAGTGTTCCATCCTTTCAACGCATGTTCGTAAAGTATAGAGAGCGCATGGTTTGTGGATATGTCATCACTCCGACAACCCTCCAGTTCATAATTGCAATGAATGCCCTGCGTTGTGCTAAGTTTGTTTTGGAGGGGACGGCACCTAAGCTCGGTGGGCAGCGCGCCAACCCCAACTACATAACCAGCTTTGGGTTCTTCCCCCTCCACCAAGCTGCTGAGACATTCTCCGCTGACATGGTTGAGTTACTTCTCAACTATGGTGCATTGCCCAATCTACGCACCTCGGGCGATAGAATCATTGAGGGCCTCCTCCCACTCCATGTTGCCATTGAGAACACTTGCCAGCACAAGTATCTTGAGGACAATCTACTATCTGACCAGAGCCATATGAAGGGGAATGTCGAGTACATCTACAAGCTCATATATCTGCTTTGCCTGCCTGAGATG AAGATCTTCATGGACACAACTAGAGTTCTTGCATCTCAAACGGATAATATAGTAGACGAACTATGGGATTACATTAAGCATGGGAAGCTTGTCCCAGCAGCTATTTTGCTCCTCGCAGCTCAGAGGCATCTCCGTAACCTCGGTGGATTTGATAGGATCCAGGATCTTATTGATGATTCTAACTTTTCCCTTGCAAGGGAGGAGTGTGGATTAGAAAGTGGTAAAAATACCAAGGCGCAAAAGCAGCTAAAGGAGAAGAAAGCACAATTTAGTAATGCATTCATGCTTGTTAGGATAATTCTGAATGCTGGTGAAGCTCTTGATGCATATATTCAAACTCATTCAAAG GCGTCTCATGAGGAGGTCCTTGGGAAAGTTTCAGCAATTCTCCAGAATTATGATGTGGGTCCTAGTGGAAAAGTAATATGCATTGAAGACCTTGACTG CTGCCCCTATGCCTGCCCAGTGCCAGACGGTGTGTTGCATGAACATG GGGAAACAGATTTGTCGAAGGAAGCCATAGGATCGTCTACTCCTGAAGTCAAGGGAAGAAAT GCTGCGATAAAGGAACCACGTAAAGGACAGAACCTCTATTTTGCAAGAGATCAGTTTCTACCCATGTGGAGATCGGTGTTAACATGTCggtttcttgtgagcttatgtccGTCTTATGCACCAAAGAAAGAGTCACTGTATGCCCGACCTGTTGACACCAAGAAGAAAGTGAATAATCAAAGGCCTTGTCAAGTTGGCCTTGGCTTGTTAGATACCAGTAGGTCTTGGAAATCAAGAAAAGATCCAAAAGTACCTAGTGCTCCTCGGTCCAGAAGGCTATTTGCCACTGCTGCATCGACTGTCCTGAAGATGTTGAAGCGCTCATGA